From one Streptomyces sp. R41 genomic stretch:
- a CDS encoding LysE family translocator, translated as MVSTDRFLAFAAMSLLVIVIPGPSVLFVIGRALAHGRRTAVATALGNVVGSYLLVVAVAFGIGSLVERSVTVYLAVKLAGAAYLVFLGVQAFRHRKEMKASSIRADSAAPARGDLRTLLDGALVGVTNPKGIVFFAAVLPQFVDHSAGRLPLQMLLLGLIPISIGLVTDTLWGLTASAARAWFARSDRRLSLIGGAGGFTMIGLGLTVAVTGRAD; from the coding sequence ATGGTGTCCACCGACCGTTTCCTGGCCTTCGCGGCGATGTCGCTGCTGGTGATCGTGATCCCCGGGCCCAGCGTGCTGTTCGTCATCGGGCGGGCGCTCGCGCACGGCAGGCGCACCGCCGTGGCGACCGCGCTCGGCAATGTCGTCGGCTCGTATCTGCTGGTCGTGGCGGTCGCCTTCGGGATCGGCTCGCTGGTCGAGCGGTCGGTGACGGTCTACCTGGCGGTGAAGCTGGCCGGTGCGGCGTATCTCGTCTTCCTCGGTGTGCAGGCGTTCCGGCACCGCAAGGAGATGAAGGCCTCGTCGATCCGGGCGGATTCCGCGGCGCCGGCCCGCGGCGATCTCCGTACCCTCCTGGACGGCGCACTGGTCGGCGTCACCAATCCCAAGGGCATCGTCTTCTTCGCCGCGGTGCTCCCCCAGTTCGTCGACCACTCCGCCGGTCGGCTCCCGCTCCAGATGCTCCTGTTGGGCCTGATCCCGATCTCCATCGGCCTGGTCACGGACACTCTGTGGGGTCTGACCGCGTCCGCGGCCCGCGCCTGGTTCGCCCGCTCCGACCGGCGTCTGTCGCTGATCGGCGGCGCGGGCGGCTTCACGATGATCGGGCTGGGGCTGACGGTGGCGGTGACGGGGCGCGCGGACTGA
- a CDS encoding winged helix DNA-binding domain-containing protein encodes MTKTTPTAATARTTARTATAAPVLGTRALNRATLDRQLLLRRSPLSAKAAVEHLLGLQAQNVKPPYYALAARLDGFTPQALSHLMADREVVRIVTMRSTIHTHTADDARTLRPLVQAARDRELGNFRNGLTGVDLDRLAAISRELVEAEPRTMKQLREALLAEWPDADPFALSVAARCRLPLVQVTPRGLWGRSGQVALTTAEHWLGRPAEPAPAPDATVLRYLAAFGPASVKDMQTWAGLTRLREAFERLRPQLMTFRDENGVELFDLPDAPRPDADTPAPPRFLPEFDNLLLSHADRSRVVPSDLKGRTWQGNQAYCALLVDGFLAGVWRQEGEILTIEPFGTLTKAQRDEVVQEAERMLTVMAGSSSYDIRFGVVAR; translated from the coding sequence ATGACGAAGACGACCCCGACGGCCGCGACCGCCAGGACGACCGCGAGGACCGCGACCGCCGCCCCCGTGCTCGGCACCCGTGCCCTCAACCGCGCGACCCTCGACCGTCAGCTCCTGCTGCGCCGCTCGCCGCTGTCCGCGAAGGCCGCCGTCGAGCACCTCCTCGGCCTCCAGGCGCAGAACGTCAAGCCCCCGTACTACGCCCTCGCCGCCCGCCTCGACGGCTTCACTCCGCAAGCGCTGTCGCACCTCATGGCCGACCGGGAGGTCGTCCGCATCGTCACCATGCGCTCCACCATTCACACGCACACCGCCGACGACGCCCGCACCCTGCGCCCGCTCGTGCAGGCCGCCCGCGACCGGGAGCTGGGCAATTTCCGCAACGGGCTCACCGGCGTCGACCTGGACCGGCTCGCCGCGATCAGCCGTGAGCTGGTGGAGGCCGAGCCGCGCACCATGAAACAGCTCCGTGAAGCACTGCTCGCCGAGTGGCCGGACGCCGACCCGTTCGCGCTCTCGGTCGCCGCCCGCTGCCGGCTGCCCCTCGTCCAGGTCACCCCGCGGGGCCTGTGGGGCCGCAGCGGCCAGGTCGCGCTCACCACCGCCGAGCACTGGCTGGGCCGCCCCGCCGAGCCGGCGCCCGCGCCCGACGCGACCGTCCTGCGCTACCTCGCCGCCTTCGGGCCCGCCTCGGTCAAGGACATGCAGACCTGGGCGGGCCTGACCCGGCTGCGCGAGGCCTTCGAGCGGCTCCGGCCCCAGCTGATGACGTTCCGCGACGAGAACGGTGTCGAGCTCTTCGACCTCCCCGACGCGCCCCGCCCGGACGCGGACACCCCCGCCCCGCCGCGCTTCCTGCCCGAGTTCGACAACCTGCTGCTGTCCCACGCCGACCGCTCCCGGGTGGTGCCTTCCGACCTCAAGGGGCGCACCTGGCAGGGCAACCAGGCGTACTGCGCCCTGCTCGTCGACGGTTTTCTCGCGGGCGTATGGCGCCAGGAGGGCGAGATCCTCACCATCGAGCCGTTCGGCACACTCACCAAGGCACAGCGGGACGAGGTCGTTCAGGAAGCCGAGCGGATGCTCACGGTGATGGCGGGCTCGTCGTCGTACGACATCCGCTTCGGAGTCGTCGCCAGGTAG